The following coding sequences are from one Thermostaphylospora chromogena window:
- a CDS encoding multicopper oxidase domain-containing protein, whose translation MTSVQIDVAGRGGPAARPPGPRAAWHLRANAVVLGWLGLAVAAVAAGDALPAPRWLPIHVFLLGAVTSAILIWSEHFAVTLLHAPPSGGRRRAAVLACANAGVAAVLYGATAGPWQVAAAGAAAVCGAVVWHVAAMLRMRRRALPGPFAHILPWYAVAGAMFVVGGALGGLLVAHAGSAALHERLQAAHIHVNLFGWVGLTVLGTLFTLWPTVLRTRVSPLTRRCSRAAFGLVVPGLSAGAAALALGLRWIAVAGLAAYAAGVIFALAPSAETVRRRRPHTPAGWMIAAGVVWFEVALVADLAIVASRPAERVADTLAILLPLVLVGFVAQTLLGSLTHLLPAILGGGPSRLKENAALLGRGWKARLVAVNAGVPLTVSPVPDAVRAAGWVLVLAPVAVFVVLAVAALARTRAAGHAPAPAAGPARPGPPAVDSPEAPSAASPETAPPPGGSRRPGSRLLGSPAFGGVLAGCLLTAAAVLVAADDGSAPASRTVVAGAERAVEVTLVGMSIRPSTIEAAPGTRLTLRVINEDAQHHDLRLSTGERTPLLGPGESHELRLEPLTGPIDGWCTVVGHRAAGMTMRIVPTGTASRGRAAVQDGHGRTSPPASPSATGPGALDLAAPMPEGWKPYDATLAPAPGGAEHHVEIRVQETDLQVAPGVRKRMWTFGGTVPGPVLRGKVGDVFVVTFINDGSMGHGIDFHAGALAPDRPMRTIQPGERLTYRFTAEHAGAWLYHCSTMPMTQHIGNGMYGAVIIDPPDLGEVDREYLLVQGELYLGEPGSAAQVAKMREGRPDGWMFNGTAGGYDHAPLTATAGERVRIWVVAAGPSSGTGVHVVGAPFDTVYKEGAYTLRREEPGGAQVLDLAPAQGGFAELVFPEAGHYPLVDHDMHRAEAGAHGMFEVSAR comes from the coding sequence ATGACCTCGGTCCAGATCGATGTCGCGGGACGAGGCGGGCCGGCGGCCAGGCCGCCGGGGCCCCGCGCGGCGTGGCACCTGCGCGCGAACGCGGTCGTGCTCGGCTGGCTCGGGCTGGCCGTGGCGGCGGTGGCGGCCGGGGACGCGCTGCCCGCGCCGCGCTGGCTGCCGATCCACGTCTTCCTGCTGGGCGCGGTCACCAGCGCGATCCTCATCTGGAGCGAGCACTTCGCGGTGACGCTCCTGCACGCGCCCCCGAGCGGCGGCCGCCGCCGTGCGGCCGTGCTGGCCTGCGCCAACGCGGGGGTGGCGGCCGTGCTGTACGGCGCGACCGCCGGGCCGTGGCAGGTCGCCGCGGCGGGCGCGGCGGCCGTGTGCGGAGCGGTCGTCTGGCATGTCGCCGCCATGCTCCGGATGCGCAGGCGGGCACTGCCCGGCCCGTTCGCGCACATCCTGCCGTGGTACGCGGTCGCCGGGGCGATGTTCGTGGTCGGCGGCGCGCTCGGCGGCCTGCTGGTGGCGCACGCCGGATCCGCGGCCCTGCACGAGCGGCTGCAAGCGGCGCACATCCATGTGAACCTCTTCGGCTGGGTGGGCCTGACCGTGCTCGGCACGCTGTTCACCCTGTGGCCGACGGTGCTGCGCACCCGCGTCTCGCCGCTGACCCGGCGGTGCTCGCGAGCGGCGTTCGGCCTGGTGGTGCCCGGTCTCTCGGCGGGCGCGGCCGCCTTGGCGCTCGGCCTGCGCTGGATCGCGGTCGCCGGGCTCGCCGCCTACGCGGCGGGCGTGATCTTTGCGCTGGCGCCGTCGGCGGAGACCGTACGGCGTCGCCGTCCGCACACCCCCGCGGGCTGGATGATCGCGGCAGGCGTGGTGTGGTTCGAGGTGGCGCTCGTCGCCGACCTCGCGATCGTGGCCTCTCGGCCCGCGGAGCGGGTGGCGGACACGCTCGCCATCCTGCTGCCGTTGGTGCTGGTCGGCTTCGTGGCGCAGACGCTGCTCGGCTCGCTCACCCATCTGCTGCCCGCGATCCTGGGCGGCGGTCCGTCCCGGCTGAAGGAGAACGCGGCGCTGCTGGGCCGAGGCTGGAAGGCGCGGCTGGTGGCGGTCAACGCGGGGGTGCCGCTGACGGTGTCGCCGGTCCCGGACGCCGTCCGGGCCGCCGGGTGGGTGCTCGTGCTCGCGCCCGTCGCGGTGTTCGTCGTGCTGGCGGTCGCGGCCCTGGCCCGCACGCGCGCGGCCGGGCACGCGCCCGCCCCGGCGGCGGGCCCGGCACGGCCCGGACCCCCGGCGGTGGACTCCCCCGAGGCTCCCTCCGCCGCCTCGCCCGAGACCGCTCCTCCGCCGGGCGGCTCCCGGCGGCCCGGATCGCGGCTGCTCGGCTCCCCCGCGTTCGGCGGGGTGCTGGCGGGCTGCCTGCTCACCGCGGCGGCGGTCCTGGTCGCGGCGGACGACGGCTCCGCTCCCGCCTCCCGCACGGTCGTGGCGGGAGCGGAACGGGCGGTCGAGGTGACCCTGGTCGGCATGAGCATCCGGCCGTCCACGATCGAGGCCGCTCCCGGCACACGGCTGACGCTGCGCGTCATCAACGAGGACGCCCAGCACCACGACCTGCGGCTGTCCACCGGTGAGCGGACCCCGCTGCTCGGCCCGGGGGAGAGCCACGAGCTGCGGCTCGAACCGCTGACCGGGCCGATCGACGGCTGGTGCACGGTCGTGGGCCACCGCGCCGCCGGGATGACCATGCGGATCGTGCCGACCGGGACCGCCTCCCGTGGCAGGGCGGCGGTCCAGGACGGGCACGGCCGCACCTCGCCCCCGGCGTCCCCCTCCGCGACCGGCCCCGGAGCGCTGGACCTGGCCGCACCGATGCCGGAGGGATGGAAGCCGTACGACGCTACGCTCGCCCCCGCCCCCGGCGGTGCCGAGCACCATGTGGAGATCCGCGTCCAGGAGACCGACCTGCAGGTGGCGCCCGGGGTGCGCAAGCGCATGTGGACCTTCGGCGGCACCGTTCCGGGGCCGGTCCTGCGCGGCAAGGTGGGCGACGTCTTCGTCGTCACCTTCATCAACGACGGCAGCATGGGCCACGGGATCGACTTCCACGCCGGCGCTCTCGCGCCGGACCGGCCGATGCGCACGATCCAGCCGGGCGAGCGGCTCACCTACCGGTTCACCGCCGAACACGCCGGCGCCTGGCTCTACCACTGTTCGACGATGCCGATGACCCAGCACATCGGCAACGGCATGTACGGCGCGGTCATCATCGACCCGCCGGATCTGGGCGAGGTGGACCGCGAGTACCTGCTCGTGCAGGGCGAGCTGTACCTGGGCGAGCCGGGCAGCGCGGCCCAGGTCGCCAAGATGCGCGAGGGACGCCCGGACGGCTGGATGTTCAACGGCACGGCGGGCGGCTACGACCACGCGCCGCTCACCGCGACGGCGGGAGAGCGGGTGCGGATCTGGGTCGTCGCGGCCGGGCCCAGCTCGGGGACGGGAGTCCACGTGGTCGGCGCGCCCTTCGACACGGTCTACAAGGAGGGGGCCTACACGCTGCGGCGCGAGGAGCCCGGCGGGGCGCAGGTGCTCGACCTGGCGCCCGCCCAGGGCGGCTTCGCCGAGCTGGTCTTCCCCGAGGCGGGCCACTATCCGCTGGTGGATCACGACATGCACCGCGCCGAGGCGGGAGCGCACGGGATGTTCGAGGTGAGCGCGCGATGA
- a CDS encoding DUF2249 domain-containing protein has protein sequence MSQPNGQESTVAAIRAHHTELALGVAGRAVAVQNAVDRLSADFAERKNELVTYCERHVLPHAAAEEKTLYRAAADLPRAGLLVSAMLAEHNTLVSLVGGVRTARTPGETAAAAGALRALFESHLGKENDLLLPALAEAGVDLPGLLDGMHEILGGHSHAATQGTPDELDVRSLPPALRHEKIFARFGELAGGESYVLVNDHDPKPLRHRFEAEHAGAFTWEYLERGPEVWRVRIGRP, from the coding sequence ATGTCCCAGCCCAACGGTCAGGAGTCCACCGTCGCCGCGATCCGCGCGCACCACACCGAGCTGGCCCTCGGTGTCGCGGGACGCGCCGTGGCGGTGCAGAACGCGGTCGACCGGCTCTCCGCCGACTTCGCCGAGCGGAAGAACGAGCTGGTGACCTACTGCGAGCGGCACGTGCTGCCCCACGCCGCCGCCGAGGAGAAGACACTCTACCGCGCCGCCGCGGACCTGCCGCGGGCGGGCCTGCTGGTCTCGGCCATGCTCGCCGAGCACAACACGCTCGTGAGCTTGGTGGGCGGCGTGCGCACGGCGCGCACCCCCGGTGAGACCGCGGCGGCGGCCGGCGCGTTGCGCGCGCTGTTCGAATCCCACCTGGGCAAGGAGAACGACCTGCTGCTGCCCGCTCTCGCGGAGGCGGGGGTGGACCTTCCCGGACTGCTCGACGGCATGCACGAGATCCTCGGCGGGCACTCCCATGCCGCGACGCAGGGGACGCCCGACGAGCTGGACGTGCGCTCGCTGCCTCCCGCGCTGCGCCACGAGAAGATCTTCGCCAGGTTCGGCGAGCTGGCCGGTGGCGAGTCCTACGTGCTCGTCAACGACCACGACCCCAAGCCGCTGCGCCACCGGTTCGAGGCCGAGCACGCCGGCGCGTTCACCTGGGAGTACCTGGAGCGGGGGCCCGAGGTGTGGCGGGTACGCATCGGCAGGCCGTGA
- a CDS encoding YcnI family protein, translating to MSITTFCRRAVAVIASAVVLAVGVALPALAHVTINPRTAEKGGYAKLAFRVPNERDDASTTKLEVRFPTDHPLSHVSIKPVPGWDAKLTRGELPKPVVDDYGETVTESVLKITWSGGKIEPGQFQEFEISVGPLPKNADRLVFPAIQTYSSGEVVEWTDEPAADGTEPERPAPVLTLVDAAEDADEAHPGAASASPAAPSVTPVEAASPAQADDSDGIARVLGVAGVVVGLIGIGVGAVGLRRARG from the coding sequence ATGTCAATAACGACTTTTTGTCGCCGCGCCGTCGCGGTCATCGCGAGTGCCGTCGTCCTCGCCGTGGGCGTCGCCCTGCCCGCGCTCGCCCACGTCACGATCAACCCCCGAACCGCCGAGAAAGGCGGCTACGCCAAGCTCGCGTTCCGGGTGCCCAACGAGCGTGACGACGCCTCGACCACCAAGCTCGAAGTCCGATTCCCCACCGACCACCCGCTCTCCCACGTATCGATCAAGCCGGTTCCCGGCTGGGATGCGAAGCTCACCCGGGGTGAACTGCCGAAACCGGTGGTCGACGACTACGGAGAGACGGTCACCGAATCCGTCCTGAAGATCACCTGGAGCGGAGGGAAGATCGAGCCCGGCCAGTTCCAGGAGTTCGAGATCTCCGTCGGCCCGCTGCCCAAGAACGCCGACCGGCTGGTGTTCCCCGCCATTCAGACCTACTCCAGCGGCGAAGTCGTCGAGTGGACCGACGAGCCGGCAGCGGACGGCACCGAACCCGAACGCCCCGCACCGGTTCTCACGCTGGTGGACGCGGCGGAGGACGCGGACGAGGCCCACCCCGGTGCGGCAAGCGCCTCCCCGGCCGCTCCGTCGGTCACTCCGGTGGAGGCGGCCTCACCGGCTCAGGCCGATGACTCCGACGGCATCGCCAGGGTGCTGGGCGTCGCGGGCGTCGTCGTCGGCCTGATCGGGATCGGCGTCGGCGCGGTCGGCCTGCGGCGCGCACGCGGATGA
- a CDS encoding YeiH family protein translates to MSAEEAGLAPRTPQAADDTGAPADRPAGATWPWTLAGLVVVLALAAVTRLLDTGIPDLLEGTALGDLAAVIEYPVYAIALGLLGNAVLTVTGLRERLAGGFRTEFFIKTGLVLLGASINLGVIITAAGPALVQAIVLISAVFLFTWWLGGKFGLDDKLRALLSAAVSICGVSAAIAAAGAVQARREQLAYSASMVIAFALPSIFILPWLATVFGLSPEVAGAWVGGNIDTTAAVTAAGAIVGEEALQVATIVKVTQNALMGVVAVALTAYFVLRIERRTDAPRPGVGDLWRRFPKFVLGFITASVIATWWLTTVPAAEGKATIGVANDLRTWFLILAFVSIGLEFRVASLKEAGWRPVGVFAAATAVNLILGLGLAVLLFSGFSVT, encoded by the coding sequence ATGAGCGCCGAAGAAGCGGGCCTCGCCCCGCGTACCCCGCAGGCCGCGGACGACACCGGCGCCCCGGCCGACCGGCCGGCGGGCGCGACCTGGCCCTGGACGCTGGCCGGACTGGTCGTGGTGCTCGCGCTGGCCGCGGTCACCCGCCTACTCGACACCGGCATCCCGGACCTGCTCGAAGGCACCGCACTGGGCGACCTGGCCGCCGTGATCGAGTACCCGGTGTACGCGATCGCGCTCGGGCTGCTCGGCAACGCCGTGCTCACCGTCACCGGACTACGCGAGCGCCTCGCCGGAGGCTTTCGCACGGAGTTCTTCATCAAGACCGGCCTGGTCCTGCTCGGCGCCTCGATCAACCTGGGGGTGATCATCACGGCCGCCGGTCCCGCCCTCGTCCAGGCGATCGTGCTGATCAGCGCGGTCTTCCTGTTCACCTGGTGGCTCGGCGGCAAGTTCGGGCTGGACGACAAGCTGCGCGCACTGCTGTCGGCGGCGGTGTCGATCTGCGGGGTGAGCGCGGCCATCGCCGCGGCGGGAGCCGTACAGGCCAGGCGCGAGCAGCTCGCCTACAGCGCCAGCATGGTGATCGCCTTCGCGCTTCCGTCGATCTTCATCCTGCCCTGGCTCGCCACCGTGTTCGGGCTCAGCCCGGAGGTGGCCGGCGCGTGGGTGGGCGGCAACATCGACACCACCGCGGCCGTCACGGCGGCCGGGGCCATCGTCGGCGAGGAGGCCCTCCAGGTGGCGACCATCGTGAAGGTCACCCAGAACGCCCTCATGGGGGTGGTCGCCGTCGCGCTGACCGCGTACTTCGTCCTCAGGATCGAGCGCCGTACGGACGCCCCCCGGCCCGGCGTCGGCGACCTGTGGCGCCGCTTCCCCAAGTTCGTACTCGGGTTCATCACCGCGTCGGTGATCGCCACTTGGTGGCTGACCACGGTGCCCGCGGCCGAAGGCAAAGCTACCATCGGCGTGGCCAACGACCTGCGGACCTGGTTCCTGATCCTCGCCTTCGTCAGCATCGGCCTGGAGTTCCGCGTGGCCTCGCTGAAGGAGGCCGGCTGGCGGCCGGTGGGGGTGTTCGCCGCCGCCACGGCGGTCAACCTGATCCTGGGGCTGGGCCTGGCGGTCCTGCTGTTCAGCGGGTTCTCCGTCACCTAG
- a CDS encoding MBL fold metallo-hydrolase: MPWNVGDVRITRVVEHVMPFTVDFFAAATPADVAAEAWLVPDFVDADGRYLMSFQTFVVEAGARRIVVDTCTGNSKDRPLIPQFDHQHRPFLKNLTAAGFAPDTIDVVVCTHLHVDHVGWNTRLVDGEWTPTFPRARYLFGAADIDYWSRSKDPLHAPAFADSVRPVIDAGLVDAVTADTALTGEVRIVRTPGHTPGHMSVWIDDRCVITGDVLHNPIQCRHPEWTARGDVDPDLARATRGGLLQAAAATDALVLGTHFAGVGAGRVSSTADGYRFTPESHD, from the coding sequence ATGCCGTGGAACGTCGGCGACGTGCGCATCACCCGGGTGGTGGAGCACGTCATGCCTTTCACCGTCGACTTCTTCGCCGCGGCGACACCGGCCGATGTCGCCGCGGAGGCGTGGCTCGTGCCGGACTTCGTCGACGCCGACGGCCGGTATCTGATGAGCTTTCAAACCTTCGTCGTCGAGGCCGGGGCGCGTCGCATCGTCGTCGACACGTGTACGGGCAACTCGAAGGACCGTCCGCTGATCCCGCAGTTCGACCACCAGCACCGGCCCTTCCTCAAGAACCTCACCGCGGCCGGATTCGCCCCCGACACGATCGACGTCGTCGTCTGCACCCACCTGCACGTCGATCATGTGGGGTGGAACACGCGTCTCGTCGACGGAGAGTGGACCCCGACGTTCCCACGCGCGCGGTACCTGTTCGGAGCCGCCGACATCGACTATTGGTCGCGGTCGAAGGACCCCCTCCACGCACCCGCCTTCGCGGACTCCGTGCGCCCCGTGATCGACGCCGGACTCGTGGACGCCGTGACGGCGGATACGGCCCTCACCGGTGAGGTCCGGATCGTGAGAACGCCGGGACACACGCCCGGGCACATGAGCGTGTGGATCGACGACCGCTGTGTGATCACCGGCGACGTCCTGCACAACCCGATCCAATGCCGTCATCCGGAGTGGACGGCACGCGGCGACGTCGATCCCGACCTGGCCCGAGCCACCCGGGGCGGACTTCTGCAAGCCGCGGCGGCGACGGACGCCCTCGTACTCGGCACCCATTTCGCCGGCGTCGGTGCCGGCCGCGTGTCCTCCACCGCGGACGGCTACCGCTTCACGCCCGAATCCCACGACTGA
- a CDS encoding CPBP family intramembrane glutamic endopeptidase — MIFAVLFTGLVIHLALVTPWWGTRSYRKLERERSRPLFIRMMSLWIGELWALAAVSLLLVVLSPELTPARIGLVSPGDSATLTGMIFGVAVFGGLAILMARKGVSMPGQTVFSALVPRDRTERWYALALAISAGVCEEILYRGVLIAVGVHVFGLPLAVAAGLALALFTIGHLYQGPRGMIMVTLAGLGFTLLYLRTGSLVPVILLHILVDVRALLLNPAAEVNGEARAAAVRG; from the coding sequence GTGATCTTCGCGGTGCTCTTCACGGGGTTGGTGATCCACCTGGCGCTGGTGACCCCCTGGTGGGGGACGCGCAGCTACCGGAAGCTGGAGCGCGAGCGCAGCCGGCCGCTGTTCATCCGGATGATGTCCCTGTGGATCGGTGAGCTGTGGGCGCTGGCCGCCGTGTCCCTCCTGCTCGTCGTCCTCTCCCCGGAGCTGACCCCGGCCCGGATCGGTCTGGTCTCCCCCGGGGACTCGGCGACCCTCACGGGGATGATCTTCGGGGTGGCCGTCTTCGGCGGCCTGGCGATCCTGATGGCCAGGAAGGGCGTGTCCATGCCCGGCCAGACCGTCTTCTCCGCGCTTGTCCCGCGTGACCGCACCGAGCGGTGGTACGCGCTGGCGCTGGCGATCTCCGCCGGGGTGTGCGAGGAGATCCTCTACCGGGGCGTGCTCATCGCCGTGGGCGTCCACGTGTTCGGGCTGCCCCTCGCGGTCGCCGCCGGCCTGGCCCTGGCCCTGTTCACGATCGGGCACCTCTACCAGGGGCCGCGCGGCATGATCATGGTGACCCTGGCGGGACTCGGTTTCACCCTGCTCTACCTGCGGACCGGCAGTCTGGTGCCGGTGATCCTGCTGCACATCCTGGTCGACGTCCGCGCACTGCTGCTCAACCCCGCGGCGGAGGTGAACGGCGAGGCGCGGGCCGCCGCCGTGCGAGGATGA
- a CDS encoding DUF6980 family protein, producing MSEHCCDAMARQVAWRCAGHEDPFDCPDALVMFDARFQEYGLIIHDGGTSVIGIAFCPWCGSRLPDSQRDRWFEELERRGIDPWEDEIPDEYRDGRWLRS from the coding sequence ATGAGCGAGCACTGCTGTGACGCGATGGCCCGTCAGGTGGCGTGGCGTTGCGCTGGTCATGAGGATCCGTTCGACTGCCCGGACGCCCTGGTGATGTTCGACGCCAGGTTTCAGGAGTACGGATTGATCATCCACGACGGTGGAACCTCGGTCATCGGCATCGCCTTCTGCCCCTGGTGCGGGAGCCGCCTACCCGATTCCCAGCGTGATCGCTGGTTCGAGGAGTTGGAGCGGCGCGGGATCGACCCGTGGGAGGACGAGATCCCCGACGAGTACCGGGACGGGCGCTGGTTGCGCTCATGA
- a CDS encoding threonine synthase, translating to MAEGASLAIAQRSLGDPAVDYPLWPPLTSGCPRTSTAEIAYPVEVDYAYDKVPDGLFAEGPGRSAGLDRWAPLLPPLAAPTLGEGGTPLVEIGDGVYLKDESRNPTWSHKDRLNRCTVSAAVGVGAEGVVVASSGNHGASAAAFAARAGLRCIVLTASDAPPAVRSFVDAYGAVVLPVPVEARWPLMRQIVDRLGYHPVSNLTVTHTGHAFGPEGYKTIAYEIFTEIGVPAAVFTPVGYGELLFGIWKGFAELRRLGLAPRVPRMYACEPAAGGPLAAAVRQRAAAAVVPVGPTSAYGIACSVGGHRGVVAIRESGGEVLLVSDEEMAAARAELSRHGLWVELSAAAGLAGLRRHGDVDGPVVCVSTSSGFKDLSVGSHVLDPVVPTWEAVTRRLRSRGITV from the coding sequence GTGGCAGAAGGAGCATCGCTCGCGATCGCGCAACGCTCGTTGGGAGACCCCGCCGTCGACTACCCGCTGTGGCCGCCGCTGACCAGCGGATGCCCGCGCACCAGCACGGCGGAGATCGCCTATCCGGTCGAGGTGGACTACGCCTACGACAAGGTGCCGGACGGCCTGTTCGCCGAGGGGCCGGGGCGGAGCGCCGGTCTCGACCGATGGGCGCCCCTGCTGCCGCCGCTGGCCGCCCCCACCCTCGGCGAAGGCGGTACCCCGCTCGTCGAGATCGGCGACGGCGTCTACCTCAAAGACGAGTCCCGCAACCCCACCTGGAGCCATAAGGACCGGCTGAACCGCTGCACCGTCAGCGCAGCGGTGGGGGTGGGCGCCGAAGGAGTGGTGGTGGCCTCCTCCGGAAACCACGGCGCGTCCGCGGCGGCCTTCGCCGCCCGCGCAGGCCTGCGCTGCATCGTCTTGACCGCGTCGGACGCGCCCCCGGCGGTCCGGTCGTTCGTGGACGCCTACGGCGCGGTGGTGCTGCCCGTACCGGTGGAGGCGCGCTGGCCCCTGATGCGGCAGATCGTCGACCGCCTCGGCTACCACCCCGTCAGCAACCTCACGGTCACGCACACCGGGCACGCCTTCGGCCCCGAGGGCTACAAGACCATCGCCTACGAGATCTTCACCGAGATCGGCGTCCCGGCCGCCGTGTTCACACCCGTCGGCTACGGCGAGCTGCTCTTCGGCATCTGGAAGGGCTTCGCCGAGCTGCGACGTCTCGGTCTCGCGCCGCGCGTCCCGCGGATGTACGCGTGTGAGCCCGCAGCCGGAGGCCCGCTCGCCGCCGCCGTCCGGCAGAGGGCGGCCGCGGCCGTCGTCCCCGTCGGTCCCACCTCGGCGTACGGCATCGCCTGCTCGGTCGGCGGCCACCGCGGCGTGGTGGCGATCCGGGAGAGCGGCGGCGAGGTCCTGCTGGTGAGCGATGAGGAGATGGCGGCGGCCCGGGCCGAGCTGTCCCGTCACGGGCTGTGGGTCGAGCTGTCCGCCGCCGCCGGTCTCGCGGGACTGCGCCGCCACGGGGACGTCGACGGGCCGGTGGTCTGCGTCTCCACCTCCAGCGGCTTCAAGGACCTCTCGGTCGGCTCGCATGTCCTCGACCCGGTCGTCCCCACCTGGGAGGCGGTGACCCGGCGCCTGCGCTCCCGCGGCATCACCGTCTGA
- a CDS encoding MFS transporter, with protein sequence MLSHADQCEFLDNRPDRSARIFFQNAIHGAFGGSAVKTCETILGTMDANLPLRIARAAVFTVVCLILAAAAHWFAGGATPTPRVLLFSGLVIMTITVAVAGRERSPGTVIGLLCAGQAFLHVLFGSTEAPAGLSRQGRILSDLPQHGLGVSVGMLTAHLTAVLLTGWWLSRGEAALWSLLRGIGTYALRRVAALLVLLHQDAVPKAFVVPLQPIRGDIRPLRDRVLRHAMIRRGPPILRVV encoded by the coding sequence GTGCTTTCCCATGCCGATCAATGCGAATTCCTTGACAACCGTCCTGACCGCTCGGCGCGTATCTTTTTCCAGAATGCGATTCATGGTGCATTCGGTGGATCGGCGGTGAAGACGTGTGAGACGATTCTCGGCACCATGGACGCGAACCTGCCGTTAAGGATTGCGCGCGCGGCGGTTTTCACCGTCGTGTGCCTCATCCTCGCCGCGGCGGCGCACTGGTTCGCGGGCGGAGCCACCCCTACTCCGCGCGTTCTGCTGTTCAGCGGCCTCGTCATCATGACGATCACGGTGGCGGTGGCCGGCCGGGAACGCTCACCGGGGACCGTGATCGGTCTTCTCTGCGCGGGCCAGGCGTTCCTGCACGTGCTGTTCGGCTCGACGGAGGCGCCGGCAGGCCTCTCCCGGCAGGGGCGGATCCTGAGTGATCTGCCTCAGCACGGTCTGGGCGTGAGCGTCGGCATGCTCACCGCCCATCTCACCGCGGTCCTGCTGACCGGCTGGTGGCTGTCTCGCGGAGAGGCGGCGTTGTGGTCGCTTCTGCGCGGGATCGGCACGTACGCGCTGCGACGGGTGGCGGCGCTGCTCGTCCTTCTCCACCAGGACGCGGTGCCGAAAGCGTTCGTCGTGCCGCTTCAGCCGATCCGGGGTGACATACGTCCCCTGCGGGATCGCGTCCTGCGGCACGCGATGATCAGGCGTGGCCCTCCGATTCTCCGGGTCGTATGA
- a CDS encoding helix-turn-helix transcriptional regulator — protein MAKRTLADPADTLGESRARVLELLRLADEPLGVRELAERAGLHPNTVRFHLDGLAEAGLIERATEDRAHPGRPRMVYRAVPAAPVNGTRSYRLLAEMLTGMISGMLPEPERAADEAGRAWGRYLTERPAPFERVAPEEALSRLVGVLDEIGFAPDAERDGRSATIRLRNCPFREVAGRHREVICSLHLGLMRGVLEEMRTSLAADRLEPMVEPGLCLAHLTARSDT, from the coding sequence ATGGCCAAACGGACGCTCGCCGATCCCGCGGACACCCTCGGGGAGAGCCGGGCACGCGTGCTGGAGCTGCTCCGGCTCGCGGACGAGCCCCTGGGCGTTCGCGAGCTGGCTGAACGGGCGGGCCTGCACCCCAACACCGTGCGTTTCCACCTCGACGGGCTCGCCGAGGCGGGCCTGATCGAGCGAGCCACGGAAGACCGCGCCCATCCCGGTCGTCCCCGCATGGTCTACCGCGCGGTCCCGGCCGCCCCGGTGAACGGCACGCGCAGCTACCGGCTGCTCGCCGAGATGCTCACCGGCATGATCTCCGGCATGCTTCCCGAACCGGAGCGCGCCGCGGACGAGGCGGGCCGGGCCTGGGGGCGTTACCTGACCGAACGGCCCGCCCCCTTCGAGAGGGTCGCCCCCGAGGAGGCGCTGAGCCGCCTGGTCGGCGTCCTGGATGAGATCGGATTCGCCCCCGACGCGGAACGCGACGGGCGGTCCGCCACGATCCGGCTGCGCAACTGCCCGTTCCGCGAGGTCGCCGGACGGCACCGCGAGGTGATCTGCTCTCTGCACCTGGGGCTCATGCGGGGCGTGCTCGAAGAGATGCGCACGTCCCTGGCCGCCGACCGCCTGGAGCCGATGGTCGAACCCGGCCTGTGCCTGGCTCACCTCACCGCCCGCTCCGACACCTGA
- a CDS encoding DUF2795 domain-containing protein: protein MAVVDPIRVEDALTRFPYPGRREQLQDHARRTGAGDDVVAALGAIPSGVYRSSAEVMRAVADDSDPDVP, encoded by the coding sequence ATGGCGGTCGTCGACCCGATCCGGGTGGAGGACGCGCTCACCCGCTTCCCCTATCCGGGCAGGAGAGAGCAGCTGCAGGATCACGCCCGCCGTACCGGAGCCGGAGACGACGTCGTGGCGGCGCTCGGCGCGATCCCGTCCGGGGTCTACCGCAGCTCGGCCGAGGTGATGCGCGCGGTCGCCGACGACAGCGACCCCGACGTCCCGTGA
- a CDS encoding PadR family transcriptional regulator, giving the protein MAADRRANWLKGVLDLLVLASLREGESYGYEIAKTLADGGFGQIKGGTLYPVLNRLEEAGLLAAEFRAAERGPGRRYYRLTDQGRETLAEQSELWLAFGESVRAMLTKGMRS; this is encoded by the coding sequence ATGGCGGCCGACCGACGCGCGAACTGGCTCAAAGGGGTCCTCGACCTGCTGGTGCTCGCCAGCCTGCGCGAGGGCGAGAGCTACGGATACGAGATCGCCAAAACCCTCGCCGACGGCGGGTTCGGCCAGATCAAGGGCGGCACCCTCTACCCGGTGCTCAACCGGCTGGAAGAGGCGGGACTGCTGGCCGCGGAGTTCCGCGCCGCAGAACGCGGCCCCGGCCGCCGCTACTACCGCCTCACCGATCAAGGCCGGGAGACCCTGGCCGAACAGAGCGAGCTGTGGCTCGCCTTCGGCGAATCGGTTCGGGCCATGCTGACCAAGGGGATGCGGAGCTGA